CGCGGGATCGAGGACGTCGGGCCGGTTGGTGGCCGCGATGAGGATGACGCCCTCGTTGGTCTCGAACCCGTCCATCTCGACGAGGAGCTGGTTCAGCGTCTGCTCACGCTCGTCGTGGCCGCCGCCCAGCCCCGCTCCCCGATGGCGGCCCACGGCGTCGATCTCGTCCATGAAGATGATGCAGGGCGCGTGCTTCTTGCCCTGCTCGAAGAGGTCGCGCACGCGCGAGGCGCCGACGCCCACGAACATTTCGACGAAATCCGAGCCCGAAATCGAGAAGAAAGGGACGTTGGCTTCGCCAGCAATCGCCTTGGCCAGGAGCGTTTTCCCGGTGCCGGGCGGCCCCACCAGCAAGACGCCCTTGGGGATCTTGCCGCCCAGCTTCTGGAACTTCTGCGGGTCCTTTAGAAAATCGATGATCTCCCGCAGCTCTTCTTTTGCTTCATCGACACCGGCAACATCTTGGAAGGTCACTTTGTTTTGTTTCTCGGAAATCAACCGTGCTCTCGCCTTCCCGAAACTGAGCGCCTTGGCGCCCCCGCCCTGCATCTGGCGCATGAAGAAGATCCACACGCCGATGAACAGCAGCATCGGAACC
The Candidatus Methylomirabilota bacterium genome window above contains:
- a CDS encoding ATP-dependent metallopeptidase FtsH/Yme1/Tma family protein, coding for MNQVYKNLALWMVIGLIVILLFTVFQGAQQSGQEQPNFSEFLRAVEQGRVDSVVIRGNLVTYTLRDDTQTRRTTYIVDYPDLIKMLRERGVRIAVKPPDASPWYTIFLQWVPMLLFIGVWIFFMRQMQGGGAKALSFGKARARLISEKQNKVTFQDVAGVDEAKEELREIIDFLKDPQKFQKLGGKIPKGVLLVGPPGTGKTLLAKAIAGEANVPFFSISGSDFVEMFVGVGASRVRDLFEQGKKHAPCIIFMDEIDAVGRHRGAGLGGGHDEREQTLNQLLVEMDGFETNEGVILIAATNRPDVLDPA